GCCGATCAACAGGGAACCCGAGATCAACCACTTGTCCGCCTGTCGCTGCGCGAGCTGCGATTCGTCCAGGTGCTCGTCCAGACCCAGACCATCCCGGGTTGCGGGAGTCTCCCCGGCTGCGCGGCGGAAGTTCACCGTAGGCAGATTCAAATTCGCCTCCCTCGACCCGCCAGTTCTAACCCAGAAACTGACTGAGGTCAATAACGAGGGCTAGCGAGCCGCCAGGCTCCGCATCGTCGTGGTCAGGTAATCATCGAGCATCGCGTCGCGGTTCGGCCAGGTGTTCGTCGTGATCAGCAGCGCATACAACCCGAGTAGGAAGAAGACCGCACTGTTCATCGGGATCACGTCGGCGGCCACTGTCCCGCGTTCTTGCGCTTGCTCGATCTCGCGGGCGACCGCGACGATGATGGGGTGGTCCCGGCCGTCTTCGACCGGCGGCCGGGTTTGGGAAAAATGCAGTGCGAGAAAGTCTTTGAATAACTCTTCGCCCAACCGGCGCTCCAATCCGGCGATCAGCCTCACGGCTTCGCCGAGGGCGTCCGCAAGGTCGGGTTCGGATTCCAGGAACCGGGTGAACTGGCCGGCGATGCGCTGTTCTTCGCGGTGCTCCAATTCGAGGAGCACGTGTTCCTTGGTGGGAAAGTGAAAGAAGAAGGTGCCGTGCGCAACTCCGGCGGCACTGACGATCGCGCCGACATCCGCGTCGGCCATCCCGGACCGCTTGAATTCGGCAACGGCCGCTCCCAGCAGTCGCTCTCGGGTCTGCAGACGTTTTGTCTCGCGCGCGGAGTTCTTGTTGGTTGCCGCCATCATTCCGTTCTGTTTCGTCGATGGGACGTGAGTGCAAAGGGTAGCGCGGCGCGTCCGTCCGGGCCAGGAAT
The nucleotide sequence above comes from Mycobacterium kiyosense. Encoded proteins:
- a CDS encoding TetR family transcriptional regulator → MAATNKNSARETKRLQTRERLLGAAVAEFKRSGMADADVGAIVSAAGVAHGTFFFHFPTKEHVLLELEHREEQRIAGQFTRFLESEPDLADALGEAVRLIAGLERRLGEELFKDFLALHFSQTRPPVEDGRDHPIIVAVAREIEQAQERGTVAADVIPMNSAVFFLLGLYALLITTNTWPNRDAMLDDYLTTTMRSLAAR